The Staphylococcus sp. 17KM0847 DNA segment CTGATACTTACGATGAAACGGATAAGGTTACATTATTTAAAGAGTTAGAGTTTCGTCAGTTACTCGATGACCTTGACGCATCACCGAGTGAAGCGGAGCCAGTCAAAACGTTTGAAGTGGGTACAGATTTAGATGTGATTGATTTTGAGTCACTGACTAAAGCGGCCATTCATATTGAGGTTGAGGGAGTCAACTATTTGAAAGATACATTACTCAAGTTTGGGATATATGATGGACAACAGTATGTAGTGACATCAATCGAAGCAGCTCAAGCACATGCTCCATTGCTAACATGGCTCGCTGATGCTCAAACAGAGAAAGTCGTTTATGATGCCAAAAAAACATACATTGCGATGAAGCGACTTGATATAAGATTACGTCATGTTACTTTTGATGCGATGTTAGCGAGTTATTTGATTGATCCATCACTGACGATTGATGATGTGTACTCAGTCATGTCACGCTATCAAGCCACGTATGTACAAGAAGATGTAGCGATATATGGTAAAGGCAAGGCGTTTAAAATACCGGATGATCGTGTATTGAATGCACACATTGCGACGATTTTAGATGCGCTGCATACGGTAGAGCCACAAATGATTGAAGTGTTGACTGAGCATCAACAGCTCGATTTGTTATCAGATTTAGAGCTGCCTCTTGCGTTAATTTTAAGTGAGATGGAATATGTGGGGATTTATACGGATCGAGCTACGTTACAAACGATGGAGGCGGACTTACAAGCACGTTTGGATGACTTAGTACGCACGATACATGAGCAAGCAGGAACGTCATTTAACTTAAACTCACCGAAACAATTAGGTGTCGTATTATTTGAAGATTTAGGGCTACCTGTTATTAAAAAGACGAAAACAGGCTATTCGACAGCCGTAGACGTGTTGGAAAAGTTAGAAGGACAGCATCCGATTATTGAGAATATATTAACGTATCGTACATTGTCAAAGTTACAGTCCACATACGTTGAAGGACTTCAAAAAGTGATTTGGGAAGATGAACGTATCCATACACGTTTTAATCAAACATTAGCACAAACTGGACGCTTGTCCTCTGTTGATCCCAACTTACAAAATATTCCAATTCGACTAGAAGAAGGGCGTCAAATCCGTAAAGCATTTAAGTCATCACATGAAGACTATGTTATTATGGCGGCGGATTATTCTCAAATCGAATTGCGTGTACTTGCACACATTACGGGTGATCCAACACTTAAAAAAGCCTTTATTGATGAAGAAGATGTACACACAACGACGGCAATGAAGGTATTCGGTGTTGCGGCGGAAGAGGTCACATCACTGATGCGTCGCCAAGCGAAGGCGGTCAACTTTGGCATTGTTTACGGTATTAGTGACTATGGATTGAGTCAAAGTTTAGGCATTACGCGTAAAGAGGCGCAACGTTTTATTGATGATTATTTAGGGCATTTTCCGGGTGTTAAGACCTATATGGAATCTATCGTACAAGATGCGAAACAACAAGGCTATGTTGAAACATTATTACATCGACGTCGGTATATTCCAGACATTACAAGTCGAAATTTCAATAAGAGAGGTTTTGCAGAGCGTACAGCGATGAACTCACCGATTCAAGGGAGTGCAGCAGATATTATTAAACAAGCAATGGTGCATTATCATGAGGCGATACAGCAGACTGATTTTAATGCGAAACTCTTACTCCAAGTACACGATGAATTGATTTTTGAGGTGCCTAAGACGGAAGTTGAAGCATTTAGCATATTCGTTGAAGATATTATGTCTAATGCTTTACAATTAGACGTTCCGCTACGTGTGGAGTCGGATTATGGAGAGACATGGTATGATGCAAAATAGAAAGAAGGTTGGGAAAACGTGCCAGAATTACCAGAAGTAGAGCATGTTAAACGTGGTATCGTTCCATATATTGTAGGGCAAAAAATTATAGATATTACTTTTTCAGATAAAGTCATAGACGGTAAAGCGTCAGGTAAAGAAACGATTATTAAAGGGAGCACGCTCGAAGCGTTTCGACAATATAGTATCGGTTATACGATTACGGATGTGGTGCGACGCAGTAAATATTTATTGTTTTCACTCGAACAAGAGACCATACAGCGCACACTAATTTCACATCTTGGTATGGCAGGTGGCTTTTTTGTAGCGCGTGAAGTATCGGATATTATCATACCGAACTATCGGAAGCATTGGCACGTTATCTTCCATTTGGATAATGATCTGAAGTTGATCTATTCAGATATTCGTCGTTTTGGTGAGATACGGAACGTGAGCGCGTTAGACGAATATCCATCTATATTGGATATTGCGCCTGAACCATTTCATCAAGAAGCGGAAGCACACTTTTTAAATCAATTTGAACATAAAAAATATGCGAAGATGCCTATTAAACAAATGATATTGGATCATCGTGTCATAGCAGGGTGTGGTAATATTTATGCATGTGAGGCACTTTTTGATGCCGGAATCCATCCACAGAGGCAGGCAAAAGATTTAAGCCTTGCGCAGCGACAAAAAGTGTTCAAAAGTGTTGTGAAAGTTTTAGAAATGGGTATTGTAAATGGAGGAACGAGTATTTCGGATTATGTGCATGCAGATGGCCAACGAGGAACGATGCAAAATAATCTGAATGTGTATAAACAAAAGGAATGTTCAGTATGTGGACAGGCAATCACTACCGCAATCATCGGTGGTAGAAATACGCATTATTGTGAACATTGCCAACAATAGAAAGAGGGAAATTATGCCAAAAGTCATTGGATTAACAGGTGGAATTGCTACTGGAAAATCTACGGTAGCAGAGATATTAACAGCACATGGATTTAAAATTGTAGATGCAGATTTAGCAGCACGTCAAGCTGTTGAAAAGGGTTCTGAAGGATTGCAACAGGTCAAAGAAGTCTTTGGCGAAGCTGCAATCACGGATGAAGGTGAGATGGATCGTGCGTATATCGCAAGTCAAGTTTTTTATGATGATGCACTACGTCAACAATTAAATGAGATTATCCATCCTAAAGTACGTGAGATTATGGCAGCTGAACGTGATGCTTATTTAAATGAAGGCTACAATGTGATTATGGATATTCCATTGCTCTACGAAAATGGTTTAGAAGATACAGTAGACGAAGTGTGGCTTGTGTATGCGTCGGAATCTATCCAAGTTGATCGCTTGATGGCACGTAACGAATTGTCGATTGAAGACGCGAAGGCACGTGTATATAGTCAGATTTCAATCGATAAAAAGAGCAGAATGGCGGATGTCGTTATCGATAATTTAGGAACAACATTAGAATTAAAACAAAATGTAGAAAAAATGCTTGAGAAAAAAGGATATTAATGGATTGTAAATCGATAAAGATATTTTATCCGTTATAGGTGGGGTGGCTGAGGCTGTCCTACCTTTTTAGTATGTAAAATATGGATATCTTTATTTCAATAAGGATGTTCATTGTAAAATAGAAATATAGGAAGCATCGATATTATAGAAATTAATTAAATGTTATAATTAAAAATTATGTTAGAAAACGGTTTCATTTGTAGGAAATTATGTTATACTCTTGAATATAAGTATAACACATTTTTAAGGAGTGCTTTTTGACATGACGACAAAGATTGCGATTAACGGACTAGGTCGTATTGGCCGTATGGTATTGCGCATTGCATTAAATAGAGAGGATATCGAAGTGGTAGCGATCAATGCAAGTTACCCACCTGAAACGATTGCGCATTTGATTAAATATGACACAACACATGGTTTATTTAATCAAACCGTAGAACCTACTGAAAAAGGGATTAAAGTTGATGGCAAAGAAATTCAACTGACTTCAGACCGTAACCCTGAAAACTTACCATGGAAAACATTAGGTATTGATGTTGTAGTTGAGGCGACAGGTAAGTTTAATCACGGGGATAAAGCGATTGCACATATCAAAGCAGGCGCTAAAAAAGTAATTTTAACGGGGCCTTCTAAAGGTGGAGAAGTTCAAACTATTGTTAAAGGTGTAAACGACAAAGATTTAGATGTTGAAAAATACGATATCTTTAGTAATGCTTCT contains these protein-coding regions:
- the polA gene encoding DNA polymerase I translates to MDKLILIDGNSLSFRAFYALPLLQNKAGIHTNAIYGFARLLEKILKEEQPSHFLVAFDAGKTTFRHEQYADYKGGRQKTPPELSEQFPYIRQLLEAYAIKTYELENYEADDIIGTLSRQADEQGMQTIIITGDRDLTQLASDHVTIYYTKKGVTEVDHYTPQFIAEKYNGLQPEQIIDMKGLMGDASDNIPGVAGVGEKTALKLLAQFGTVEGVYEAIDDVSGKKLKEKLMASQDDALMSKALATINRHSPITVTLEDTKRPDTYDETDKVTLFKELEFRQLLDDLDASPSEAEPVKTFEVGTDLDVIDFESLTKAAIHIEVEGVNYLKDTLLKFGIYDGQQYVVTSIEAAQAHAPLLTWLADAQTEKVVYDAKKTYIAMKRLDIRLRHVTFDAMLASYLIDPSLTIDDVYSVMSRYQATYVQEDVAIYGKGKAFKIPDDRVLNAHIATILDALHTVEPQMIEVLTEHQQLDLLSDLELPLALILSEMEYVGIYTDRATLQTMEADLQARLDDLVRTIHEQAGTSFNLNSPKQLGVVLFEDLGLPVIKKTKTGYSTAVDVLEKLEGQHPIIENILTYRTLSKLQSTYVEGLQKVIWEDERIHTRFNQTLAQTGRLSSVDPNLQNIPIRLEEGRQIRKAFKSSHEDYVIMAADYSQIELRVLAHITGDPTLKKAFIDEEDVHTTTAMKVFGVAAEEVTSLMRRQAKAVNFGIVYGISDYGLSQSLGITRKEAQRFIDDYLGHFPGVKTYMESIVQDAKQQGYVETLLHRRRYIPDITSRNFNKRGFAERTAMNSPIQGSAADIIKQAMVHYHEAIQQTDFNAKLLLQVHDELIFEVPKTEVEAFSIFVEDIMSNALQLDVPLRVESDYGETWYDAK
- the mutM gene encoding bifunctional DNA-formamidopyrimidine glycosylase/DNA-(apurinic or apyrimidinic site) lyase, which produces MPELPEVEHVKRGIVPYIVGQKIIDITFSDKVIDGKASGKETIIKGSTLEAFRQYSIGYTITDVVRRSKYLLFSLEQETIQRTLISHLGMAGGFFVAREVSDIIIPNYRKHWHVIFHLDNDLKLIYSDIRRFGEIRNVSALDEYPSILDIAPEPFHQEAEAHFLNQFEHKKYAKMPIKQMILDHRVIAGCGNIYACEALFDAGIHPQRQAKDLSLAQRQKVFKSVVKVLEMGIVNGGTSISDYVHADGQRGTMQNNLNVYKQKECSVCGQAITTAIIGGRNTHYCEHCQQ
- the coaE gene encoding dephospho-CoA kinase (Dephospho-CoA kinase (CoaE) performs the final step in coenzyme A biosynthesis.) — protein: MPKVIGLTGGIATGKSTVAEILTAHGFKIVDADLAARQAVEKGSEGLQQVKEVFGEAAITDEGEMDRAYIASQVFYDDALRQQLNEIIHPKVREIMAAERDAYLNEGYNVIMDIPLLYENGLEDTVDEVWLVYASESIQVDRLMARNELSIEDAKARVYSQISIDKKSRMADVVIDNLGTTLELKQNVEKMLEKKGY